Genomic window (Maridesulfovibrio ferrireducens):
TCAGGGTTGTTGTAATGATATGCACCCCATCCCGGATTTACTGTGAGAGTGGAGAAGTAGTCGGCATTGAGATTGTAATCAGGGTCTGAAACAAAAAACAGATTGCGTCCTACAAGGAACATTCCGAATTCGCCACTATCACGAATCTTTTTGGCTGCATCCGATTGTACAACAACAAGATTAGTCTTGATACCGACTTTCTGAAGCTGGCTCTGCATTACTTCCGCAGTTGGAGGAAGAGTTGCCCTTTCAGTGTAGGTGACAAGTTTAACTTCGAATGGAATTCCGTTTTTATCGAGTATTCCGTCTCCGTCGGTATCTTTCCAACCTGCTTCTGCAAGAAGCTCTTTCGCTTTTTCCGGTGAATATGGGAAACCTTTAAGCTTCGTGTTTGCCCAGAAAATTACCGGAGGAAACAATGAAATTGCCGGTTCTCCGATGCCTTCTAGCACGTAATCAACAAGGTCTTGACGGTTGATGGCATAGTTTACCGCGAGTCTTACTTTTTTATCTGTGAAGGGACCCTTTTCAAGGTTGAATCCGACAATGCGTGTGCGTCCGATAGGCTTGGTCAGGATCTTTTTGCCGTAGCTCTTGAGAGATTCAATTGCCTCAGGAGGCATAATTTGTGCAATATCAAGCTCTCCTGATTTCATCATGGCTGTGCGGGTCATTGCATCCGGAATACCTTTGTAAATTACCTTATCAACCTTTGCTTTCAGCGGTCCCCAGTATTCGTCAAACCTTTTGGTTGTCATGTAATCTTTGAGTTTGCATGATTCAAAAGCAAACGGTCCGGTGCCGATAGGTTTGATCACTTTTCCGTTTGCATCAAAAGAAGAGGGGGCCAATGCAGATGCTTCACCTTTAGAAAGATATGCAGGGAGCGGAGCAAACGGTTTGGATGTTTTGATTTTTAATACAAGTTCATTTTCAGCTGTAATTGATTCAATGGGGATAGATTTCAAAAGAGATCCGACTTTCATGAGCCTCTTCAGATTATCCACCATTATTGAAGCTGTTAAAAGTGTTCCATCGTGAAATTTTACACCTTTTCTTAGATTGAATGTCCATGTCAGCTTGTCGTCAGAAATAGACCATTTTTCAGCTAGAAGCGGTGTGAATTTAAGATTGAAGTCCACCCCTAACATAGATTCAGTTATGCCTATTCTTTGGAAAACGTAGCCGGACTTGTGGACATCCAATGTTTTGGGGCCCCACGGAGAACCGACTCTAAGCGTTCCTCCATCAGCATACGCCGATGCGGCAATTAAGATTAGTAGAGCTGTAAGTAAAATTGATTTTAAATTAATACATTTCATCTGGGCTATCTCCTTAAAAAATTGCTTTGACAGTGGCACGATATTTAAATTAATAAAATTTATCAAGTAATAAGTCTTTATTTTTATATACTTAATTAAAGGGAGCAAGAACCAATGAACGAAGTCAAGTTACAGGATGTCGACTGGGTTAAAGAGTGGCGTGAAAATATGAGCCAAATGAATGAAATCAGTAGTGTTGATTACTGGAATGGTCGTGCCGATGACTATGACGACTTTATCTGCACATCAGAATTTTCTTATGGATATGAAATTGTAAAGATATTGGAAGAGAATGAAGTTGTCAGGCCGGACTTATCCGTGCTTGAAATTGCGTCCGGTGTCGGGGCCGTCACAATTCCGCTTGCACGAAAAGCTTTGAAAGTAACCGGTATTGAACCTGCTCAGGAAATGGCTGCAAGGTTGGCGAAGAACTCCAAAGCGGCTGGAGTTGATAATATTGAGGTGAAACTTATGACCGGGCAGGAGTATGCAGAAGGTGTCCAGTCAGCAGATCACGGGTTGAGCCTTTTATGTCATGCTTCATGGCAGTTTCCTGAGATAGCCGAGATTGCATCGATGATGGAGAACGGG
Coding sequences:
- a CDS encoding ABC transporter substrate-binding protein, with protein sequence MKCINLKSILLTALLILIAASAYADGGTLRVGSPWGPKTLDVHKSGYVFQRIGITESMLGVDFNLKFTPLLAEKWSISDDKLTWTFNLRKGVKFHDGTLLTASIMVDNLKRLMKVGSLLKSIPIESITAENELVLKIKTSKPFAPLPAYLSKGEASALAPSSFDANGKVIKPIGTGPFAFESCKLKDYMTTKRFDEYWGPLKAKVDKVIYKGIPDAMTRTAMMKSGELDIAQIMPPEAIESLKSYGKKILTKPIGRTRIVGFNLEKGPFTDKKVRLAVNYAINRQDLVDYVLEGIGEPAISLFPPVIFWANTKLKGFPYSPEKAKELLAEAGWKDTDGDGILDKNGIPFEVKLVTYTERATLPPTAEVMQSQLQKVGIKTNLVVVQSDAAKKIRDSGEFGMFLVGRNLFFVSDPDYNLNADYFSTLTVNPGWGAYHYNNPEVDKLLNQGRHEFDTDKRKKIYDKIQTILLEDAPMAYLNYYTNIDAVGPNVKGYVMHPVEQCFHLERIELN
- a CDS encoding class I SAM-dependent methyltransferase; this encodes MNEVKLQDVDWVKEWRENMSQMNEISSVDYWNGRADDYDDFICTSEFSYGYEIVKILEENEVVRPDLSVLEIASGVGAVTIPLARKALKVTGIEPAQEMAARLAKNSKAAGVDNIEVKLMTGQEYAEGVQSADHGLSLLCHASWQFPEIAEIASMMENGSSEWCCICDTALNRNSESAKLQKELGVVSSSFDRVEGLYNGLKVLDRKPEIKSFDYIMRRSVDSAYSMLTKVLTKQRVPTENDIKLINDHIERHSDEGVYNEPGKMSVIWWRKE